Part of the Hemicordylus capensis ecotype Gifberg chromosome 7, rHemCap1.1.pri, whole genome shotgun sequence genome, GGTACCTGAGGCTGCGAAGGGGGCCGTAGGGGATGCTGGTTGGGGCCATGAGGGGAAGAAGCTATTTGATTCTGAATTACGTACAAGTTCTGCATCTGTGTCTGGGGGGTGCAGGACCGTGACAGGGGCTCAGATGGAGGCCTGGACAGCGTCTGTGGTTGGGAAGGCGGCCTTGAGTGTGGCCGGGAGGGCGGCCGGGAAagaggctgaggctgagagggtgGACGGGACTGGTGTGGGGACTGCATCTGTGAAAGGTGTGTTGGCTGGAGCTGGGGGCTCTCCCCCATGGAAGGATGAGGTAGTGAATGGGATGGGGAGGCTCCAGGAAGTTTCTGCTGTCCTGAAGGCAACTGGAAGCAGAAacgggggggggaagaaagaggggggaaaggggggaaaagaaaaaagaaaaaaaaaggaagagggaAAAAAAAAGAGGAGCACGTTGGGTTAAACATTTCTTGTGATGATACTCTGATGCAGCAAGGCACCAGAATCCAACAGAAGCAGCCAAGAATTTTCAAGTCCAACACTCAGAATTGCCAGTTTCATGAGTGAAAGAGGCTGTTTGTTCCCTTTCCCCTTAATCGCCAGTTCACACTGGGAGAGACCCTgagccaggaggagggaaagatttCAGGAGTACAGTGTCAGACTTCCATGCTGTCCTGCTGAAAACACTGGTGGCCACCTGCCAAATTTATTTCACTGCCTCAGCTTGTTTGAGGTTGGCTATAGCCGAGGTTTTCAAAAgattggctttttaaataatggtgaAAGAAATAGACAATATGGAAATACAATATGAATGGTACCTGGCACTTTCTAACAATGTAGCTTAAAATGCTCCCTCCCTTTGTTACTGCTTCCTCCATTTCAAACTTAAGCTTAAGGCTTATCCAAAAACTTACATTGGGAGGTTGATACTCATGGAATTTGTGAATATGATCAGTGCCCTTTCCTGTCACCATGCCAGGAAGGCAGAAAGATGCTGGCTCCTTTCATGACCATGGGGGATGGGGATCTCTTAGTCCCcatgtcaggggcgtagcaaggtttgagtgggcccagagacaagattttaaaataggcacCCCCTCATTGAAGctgagctcatgaagtaaagaaatcttaaatgaggctgaacagtggtaacaaaagcaTACTAATCTaactatctatccatccatccatccatccattcgatttttagaccgcacttacaaaatagctcagggcagttcacaatcatcaaagaccctttaaaacaatttaagagcactggaaggccaggccgaacaggtaggtctttagggctctcctaaattccaataaagaattcaaattttgtttctttttgaaaTAATAAGAACAAACGAGAAACAATTCTAAACCTGGGAAATCCCCTCCAAAGTAGAACTGAAGATTTGGAGTAGGTGCTCCTAAAAAGATCCCCAGAAACTGAACTTGAGGGTGTTCTAGCTGCAGGGACCACTTaggagccagaggcagctgcgctAATCCAGTTCATACAACAAAGAATtatatatactatactatactatactatactatactatactatactatactatactatactatactatactatctATCcatccctatgtgccacaacagaacatcatcctaaattattttttaaaaggttttgtaaattgtagatgatgcaagtcatatttaatggtactagagaaagacatgctgttctggtagctccaggtcttaacactcatcaattttggaggatgaatacaactgaaggaagtctgggCAAGTGTGTGActggggggagtcagtcatgtgacttgcctttgggggggtccccaaggcagtgggcccccagacaactgtctccccttgccctattagagaTATACCCCTGCCCCATGTTTAATGACCCCTCCATCAACACTCTCCTCTGATACAAGGAGCTAAGGTTGCCTTTCCAGGATTATCAGATCGGCATCCTTATGCTTGGTCATTATTACTCTGATCTCGTAAAATACCCACACTACACTTTTCATTTCATGGAGCTATCCTGAGACGAACTGTGGTAAGGGATCCCCCGGCCATAGTGACTGCTAATTCCAGCACCCAGTAAATAGCCGCCACTCCAGCATTTTCAGCATACAGGCACGTAAGTGATGATAAGAGAGTCAAACTGGCAAGTAAAAACTTCTTCGTACCTCTCTGCTTAAATACAAAATAGGCAGGGAAGGAGAGATATGCATTCTGTTAGAGGAGTAGAAACATACCACAAGTGTGATGCACAGCTCTGAAGGGACAGAGAAGACAGTAAGAAAAGCAACAAAAGGTAGCACCACTACCAGCATCTCCAAAGGTTAGTCAAGATCAAAAGGGAAGCAAGCAAGAGCAGCAACAGGGAGAAGAGACGTACAGGTGAGggccacagactggcagcagaatcCAGGAAGAAGTGGGGAAACAATTCAGCACTTTGGTGTATCCAGTAGAGACTAGAGGTGTTTGCCCATtcctgcattgtgtgtgtgtgtcctgggtGACCACAACCATCCAAACCGTGGGTAAGTACCTACAGCTCACCCGCTTTGTTTTATAAGCTGGAAGTTCCCAGGTTGAACTAGTTAAGCAGACCGATATCTGAGGTACCCATCTCGGGATTGTAAGCTCCTCTGGGCAGGGATTGGTGGTGTTTGTTTATGCTACCACTATATTTCCATCTTCACTGCAGTGCTCTTGAGCGGGACATAAAAGAGGCAGGTAAAGCTCTCTATGAAGTAAAAAAATGTAGTATTTCCCCCATGCAGATTGTTTCCATCTCTTTGTTGCTTCTCTCAAGGTACAAGTTACATGTCCTCTAAGGAGCAGAGATGGTCATTATTGTTGCAGGTACAGTTGGTACCATGCAGAACCTAACTGCTTTACCACCCAAATGTTTGCATGATTTACAATACACCTATTTACAGGAGACATTTTAAGAAGTATGTGTGTAGGTATAACCTGATATACACAGGATTAAGAGTTCTGGTTGTGCTTAGGAAATCTCCAAATAATTCTCCAGTGACTTAAGATGaactactccccccacccccgccattttTCATTAGCCTCATAGAAAATATACATCTTCACTCCTCCTGAATCTGTATGCACCATCCTTGgacttctctctttcttgcccTGAAATCTCCACCTCTGTGTTTTGAATCAAGATGGCGCTCCATTGAACACCACCAACATTAAGGAGATGAACATGGGCATTCATGAATAGGTAGGTttttctgaccccccccccctcctttcagGCCCTTTGCTAACAGCAATCTAGCATGCAGACATTTGGTAAGTAAAGCTTTTCCTGCGGCTTTCTCTGCATGCCAGAAAAAGTTTCACCTCCTCTAGTTCTGCATGTCAGGCTACTGCTAACGGCAcaataaaaatgaattttaaaaaccacacacaccaaTGATAGTCCTAAGACATCAGTGTTTGTGCTGGTGTGCTAGCCAGGAAGTAAAGGCACTCGTGGCGATAGATATCAATCCCCCCTCCATGTATTGCCCATCTCTTTCCACAAGGGGGAGACTTCTATTGCTATTAGAGAGATCATGTCACCACCAACACCCAAGCCCAGCCTTTGTTTTGAAGTGTGGGAGAATGCAAGTGCAAACTAAACGAAATGCTaagactgctctctctctctctctttctctttgtgtgCTGCACATAGAGCGCGCAGGAGAAAGCAAGAAGCTGAAGGGCAGACTAAGAAGAATGGCCAGACATGTTAAACAGGAGGGAGTGAGGCAGGAGGACATGCCAAAGCAAGGAGGCTTTGTGGATCTGCAAACAGGTAAGGGCTACCTGGCAAGCCAGTGCCTGCTGGGGAGGGCCGGCTGAGAACTGAGGTACTTTGGACTCCACCGGCGGCTGGCTGTGGTTCTGGCTCAGCTCTCGGCCGGCAGGCGGCTGCAGGGCTGCGCCTACGCTGCTGCTCACTATCACCGAGGCTGGGACACTGCTTGTGGTGCTGAGGGCGGTGGTGGCTATGCTGTAGATGGGTAGAGGCATTGGCAGGTGGGGAGGTACTGTGGATTCATTCAAACTGCTCTCCTGCTGCATTTTCAGGGCTGACGGataaaattgctgctgctgctgctgctgctggctccgATCCTTCTGAAATGTCCAAGAGATTTAGCAAGGACCATGTGGATGTTAGCTGCTCACCTTTCCCACCTGCTTTCTGTCAGCACTGCTTACGAtgcgcacacgtgcacacatgcacactcagTCCCCCAGTGCAATATATGTGCAGTACAATCATGGATTTCGATTTGCATCCTAAATCCTGCTCTCAGAGACCCCCACCTGCCCTGGTCAACTGGGTGGTGTGAAAGACACAAAAGTAAAAGCGCATGTATAAAGTCACACAATGCTGAGGCTGATGgacctttctccccctctccgcACCCTGCTGTTTCAGGCCAAGCAGAAAATAATATTCCTTTTTATGAAGCTCACAGTCAGTGAACTCCATATAATCTACACTTTACACTCAAACAGGACTCTGCATAATGAGACTTCTAGTTTTGGAACAATCCTCATGAAGGCTGCTGCTACCGGGTGCAGATGCAAGTGTGGTGCATGAACGGCAAACACTTGCAAACTGCTCCCCTGGCTTCCTGTGAACAGCAAACTATGGAAATTTGGAAACTATGGAAAAAGCTTTCCATATCATTAGCAACGGAGCTATGAGATATCTCCCCTTCTCCATATCCCAATTCTTCAACCTGGACATTTGGATTTTACCATACCTTTTGCTGTCCTAACACTTACACGCTTTACTGAAGTTGGCAGGTATCTAAGTTGCATTCAAAAACTTGACTGAGGGGGTTGCAGGTttttgggaggcagggaggctaGCTAAGAAAGAGGTAGTAGAGGAGAATGAGGGCTAACTGTCTGGGGCACAGAATGGGGTGGTGATAGAGGAGGGActaggaaggaagagggagtTGTCCAGGACATCGACATCCTGTCCTTTTATGACTGGAAGACCATCTTGGTCTTCCAGTCATAAAAGGACTGTTTCCACTGTTTCCCTCCACACTCAGGTTTTGCATGCATCTTTGAAGTACACTCCTTTACCATGAGGACTAGAAGCcttttcattaatttttttttaaaaaaatgtctgatgGTTCTGTGCATAAAATGCAATGCAGCTTTCTTGATTCCCTATCTATTAACCTTTCCTCAATAAActggagaaataaaaataatccctAGATCGTCATATTCTTACTAAGGAACAGATCTTTCAGAACTTTAAGAGAAAGGATCAGTATTCCCACTCTGCCTTCTTTTATATATCCCTGGAAATCCAGAACCGCCCAACCAAACCAGGAGGAAACCTTTCACTTGCCTGCTGCAGGAACATCTGCATAGAATCCTGGGAGATGATGGTTCCAGCCGCTGCCTGGCCCAAGATAATCTTTTCTGGACTGGATGCCACCAAGTTAGGGCTGGGCTGGGAAGTCACGGGTAGCTGTGCTGGCTGCTGAGGTGGCGGAGTCTGTTGCTGTACATTCAACTGAAGCTGGGAAGGCGCAGAAGGCTGAGAGGCGGACTGGACGGTCAGTAGGTTGGTCTGCTCGCTGTTTGGCAGCAGGTTGGTGCTGGAGGTTGGCTGTGGCTGAATGAGGCCTGGACTCTGGCGGCTGGCACTGGGAGGCGCTTGGATAGTCACCGTTTGGTTGAGGTTCTCAGCGGCATTCAGCATAGCCACCTGGTTAGGCAGGGTGACCCCTTGGATAACAGTCTGGCCAGTCTGGCTGATGGCGCCACTGGCCAAGGAGGCGGCGACGGTGGGCTGGCTCTGCGTCGTCAAGCTACCAGCTAGAGAGACGGGCATCTGGAATAGAGTCGGCTGGCCCACCTGCCCAGGCTGCAGCTGGATAGGAGCAGAAAGTATGTGAGCAGTGCCGTGTGCATTCTGCGATGTCAGCACCTGCCCCAAATTCAACTGGCTTGCCAGGTTCTGATTGGTAAGGATTTGGGCAGGTAGCGCCTGATTCGTTATTAGCTGCCCACCAGGCCCTTGGCTGGTGATGATATGAGTCTGCCCACTAGGATGGGAGGTTGTGAGGATCTGgccccccatgttggcttgcaaGGCCGACAGCTGCTGAGGGATCTGAACGGCAGATGTACCTGTGAGCTGCCCCGGGAGAAGGAACTGGTTCTGGCCCTGCAACATGGCCTGAGGGACATGCTGGGCGGGGATAACAATGCTGCTGCCTTGGTTCAGCAAATGGACGCTCATGGGCTTGCTCAGGGCCTGCTGCGGCGGGGGCTGTTTGAACATGTTGGCAGGCAGCCCCGGCGGGAAGCCAGAGAGCACCACGTTCTGCCCCGCCTTGCCTGCCATGAAGGTCAAGTTTTGCTGGGCTTTCTGTTGCTGGAGGGCAGCCTCATTCTGGATGGTGAGGGTGGTGTTGTTGGGGCCAAATGGTTTGGGGGTGATCTGATACAGCTTCTGCTGGAGGACTCCTGCAGGTTTGGGCTGAATTGGTGTGGGTGTCCGGTGAATGATGACATTCTGGGCCTGTACTAGTGAGCTGCTCAAGTTCGATGTAACTGTGAGAGGCTGGGAGCCCTGCGTGGCAGACACACTCCCAAACATGGAGCTCCCATTCAGCGTTGTCGTGGCCACGGCTGGAAGGTTCTTCTGGATGACGAGACCAGTATTCTGCGGAGGCACCCCAGCAGAGGCCAGGGtgacctgctgctgctctggcgcTGTCTGAGTGATGTAACTTCCTACCGGCATGGTAGCCACTTGGGAAGGCTGAACTTGCTTAGCGATGATCTGCTGAGCTGGCTGGTTAATGGCCATCACTTGCTGGCCAACCACCTGAATTTGCCCAATGCCCAATGCCCCACTGGGGCTCCCATTGGGCAGTCCTTGAAGGTTGGAAATTGGCTGGATGGTGACATTCCCCAGGCCAACTTGCTGGAGAAAAGGCTGCACACTGATGGCCTTGTTGACAACATCAGCCCCCACtgactgctgcaccagtgcttgatGGGTCAGGACTGCAGGTTGCTGCAGCCCAATAAGGTCAGCCCCACTGGAGAAAATCTGTGGAGTGCCATCAGAGGCAGTGTGGACCACTGGCTGGAGCGCAGGGAGCTGGAAAGATCCCAGGTccagttctgcttctgcctccaaAGTCTGCTCAGTGATATTTGCCTCCTGCAGGCTCTGCTGGAGGATGTCACAGGGCTGGTCTGAGTTCTGCAGGTTGGCCCCACCTCCCGACGGTGACCCCAGGATGTCATCTTCCAAGAAGTCTAAGTCAACGCTTGTTGTGGGCTGGTTCTGTTCAGCATTCAGATGATTGCCAGACGATTCTTGTACATGCAGCTAGAAGATTGAAGATTaaacacagaagaagaaaaataagcaTTTCAACAAAATACATGTTGCAGAGGTTTTAGAGCTTTCTGTGCTCAATAGCTTTATATTTTTACTGGTAGCTGCAGAACAACTTCTTTCTCCTCTAGATTTTATCTCTCATAAAAAATATGTACACACATAACTATCTGTTAAAATGATGCAAGAGGTTTGATTTCTCAGTATGTCGATTTTCTTCAGGCCAAAGCAGACGTGGTttaactccccaccaccactgtggcATGCCATTTCTCTCATCGAaatggccactgctgccaccagcacATGCAAAGCTATAAGCCACAGAAGGGACGAGAGGAGAGGTACAATGCAAGTGCCTGTCTTTTCACTGCTCTATGGCTAGCAGTATTTTGTGGGGAGGGAGCAAATTAAATCAGGGAAATGATGTAGGTGGAGAGGGTTAAAAAGCAAAAGGTACCACATCTGGTTCAATCCTTATTACAAATTATTACAATGCAGACATATCTTCTCATGCTTGCTACTCCCTACCGACTGCAACTTATACCGGTCAAAGAGTGGTAAGCATTTTCTGTCTTATATCAGATTACGCAACCCCACATCTGGTATAAGACAAAAGCACTTATTTCAGTATCCAGGTTTCCAAGGCACACAAATTGAAGTTCTTGACCTCATTCTGAAAGAAATCTTTCCCAAGCTCTTGCAACACTCCAACCTTTATTAAGCTGATCACCGTGATCCAGCCCTCCTCACAGAACACCACAAAACGCCAGGATGGGAGAAGACGTTAAGAGAACAGCAAATGTACAACTCATAGACAAGCCACATCCTGAATAAATGGTTCAAAACCAGCATGGCTGGTCATGCAAATCCTAGCACTGcattataccacctttcattgcATCCAATACCAGTAACTGTGTGGTGTAATTAAACCACCCTTCAAGTTGCAAGATAGAACCATATTGGAAACTGACTAGagtcaggcctgtagccagcctcaaagcttgtgggggtggtgtggggggaggcGCAAAAAGAGTGGGGAGATCAGTTTATCTGCACACCCTCAGtcctaagtgcaagcaacattcagtattttaaaaaaaatgtttgtaaaaAATTTTTAGGGAGGCAGAGAAAAGTTGGCTACAGGTCTGATTATGGCTACAGATAGTCTAACAGAGGAATTCTCCCTGCACAGAtcctcagtcagtcagtcctgtACTTTTTCTAGAAGTGGttacattaaaaacacaatttacaTATCTTGTCTGTTTTCTTATAACACATGTACTAATGTCAGTCACAGAATAAACTGTAGGCGTATGCATACCCTTTTTCTAATGGCATGAGAGAATCTACTCCTATCACATTTTGCCCTTGCTCTGTTCACCTGTCTGTCAGCAACTATTATGCACCTCGCCTCCCACACATTTCTGTTTTACAGAAAAGGTATCGGAAGCAGGATATCACACTGCTTATTGCCTCTCTGCAGTACTTTAACAGTTGTTAGCAGAGAGTCCAAGGTGTTGATGGCACCTGTATGCTTTTCTATGCCTCTGTATGTTTCCTGGAACCATGGCTTGGCTGCtatcatgcttgcatgcagccaTGGGAATGTAACCTTGCATATTGTCCACCTTCATCATGCATGGAGCATTCTTAAAATGATAAAGTGTTCAAAGAAAGGACATGATGTTTTTGAAATGAATATGCTTTAAAAATGAGGTAAAAATACATACCCCAGCACCCTCAAAGAAGGCGCTGGCTGCATCTCCTGTGTTGTCCAGGAGATCATCACTGTCAATCTGTAATTAAAGAGATTTAAATTACTGTATGTGAATGTAAATTTAAGGTTGACAGTGTTCAAGGAGTCAGGCTGACATGAAAAGGAGACTCAGGGTCATCACTTTATCCATGGATAGGCACTATGTAACTTCCTTTCCGTGGTAAATACAACAGCTAGGTTTTTTTTCCTGGAGCTGAAAAATAAGTTCCCAATTGTGTTGGTGGAACTGTTTTAACTATGAGCAAATCTTAGTTAACTACAATAAAGAGTGTTTTTGTGACTGTGTTAATTCTCTCATCTGCAAAGTTACCAGACAAAATGACTGGCAAAACATCTTCCCAGGTTATGTTTTCTAGGATTGGCACGAtttctgttatctgttgtcagtTCTTTCTTTATAGGCACACAAGCCAAAGGCATTTTGATTTGTTAAACAACAAGGCGGCGTTTTGATTTGTTAAACAAACATGCATTAACTTAAGCATTTGAATATACACGTACAAACAGCAACCTCTCACCTTATCAGATCCATGTAAAAAATCGTTCAAGGCCTGAGGATCACTGGAGAAAGAAATTAGCACAGACAATTATTTAAAGAatacagaagttttaaaaatggagaggGTAATAAAAACATTACTACTGAATAATCAAGACTGGGGAATTGCTTACattttgataaataaaaatagggGCCATTCACTGCTAAGGAATCTTAGCATCTTTGAGGCATATCTATAGATAATCTGGTAGTACCCTTATTAGGATCAACCAAAACGACACACACAGATCTGGGACCCAAAGTCTTgagtgagattttttaaaaactttttttcttttccaaacaGCAGGCCCCTTTGCCATATAAGATGCTTCCTTGGAAACTTGCCTCCATTTCAAGAACAACTTGCCATGTGACAAGCTGGAAGCAGGAAGGGACTGCTGCTGGAGAGAAAGCGTACCAAAGACCTCTTGGGTCTTTATGAAGTTACACAGTTCTAGTGTCTGGCCAGGATTGCCTAAAAACATGATATAGTGAAACAATGCCAGATCTTCCAATTTCATTGCCACCATAAGTGCTGCGGAACAAAGGAACACCCCTCTTTGATAAGCTGTTCCTTAAAGTGGGGGCTAAAATCCATTAACTCTATGCACTTCTAACTTAAAATGTATTCTATAAACCTTTTTGCAAATAAGGTCATTCCACCATTCCCTGACAGCAACAAATAAaagtaaattaattttaataatactgtatttaccatTTTGAAAATGGTATCAAAAACAAGGTCTGTTGAAACCTGTTATTCCAACAGAACTTGGTCTCGACTCACTTTCATTGAATCAAGGCCCTAAATGTTTTATAGCATATACCTTGTGGTGTTTACTGATTACACACACGGCTATCAACACAGTGATTCTTTTGAGCATATTagactggtttttgttttttgttcttcttcttctgtctctAACATATTattcttccttttcctcttctaTCCAGGTTCTGTTTACCAAGCCACTGCCAAAAGTGTTATTTACATGGTCTTTACTGAACAAAACTTAGTATAAAAGATAGTTCTAATATTTTAGTGCTAAATATTATTTAACCTTTTTTGCTGACTTTGGCATAGCGTTGCCTAAAGTTTCTGCTAATTTCAACAACAGTTCCATAATCACCATCCCTTGCTGGGAAAGTCTGTCCAACTCACATTTCCAGATAGAACTGGGAAGCTTCTGGTTCTAGGCCTCACCACCACAAAGACTGAGGAAAGGCCACGTGGCATGTGTACAACATGAGCCAAGGTTCACTATGAATTGCAAAGAACTGGCCAGGCAAGAGGCCTTGTAGAAGGGCTCTAAAACTTCAAACCAAGCACGGATGAAAGCAGAGCATGTAATATTTTAGGATTACTCCCAAAGGAATTTCCCATTTTTGACAACCTTTTGCTGAAACAGAGGAGAACATACAAGTTCTCATACATTCCTGAGGAGACATACAAGTCACATGGAGGGTAAATACTTACCAAATTACATCTAGCAAGCATCGGCCATCTTCATCATCCATGTCAACTGAAAGAAGAACAATATATTGCAATCACAAAGACAGCCTGTGGCACATAATATACTAGCTAGTTAAACACTCCGTTCCACACCAAGCCTTCAGTTCTACAGCTCAACAGACACTTTCTTTTCATTCCAAGCAGTGTCAGCTTCAGGATCTGGAAGGCCCTTTCTCCAGGATCCCTCAGTTGGCCACTAAGCTGCAAGAATGGAGAGAACAAACTGCCACGTTGTCTCTGACCTTTTCAAGTGCTTGATGCAAAATAGAAATGGCAGTGCCATCGGACTGTTGGGCCCTTTGCCTGTCTTGGAACACCAGTACATGTTCGACCCTGTCTCCCTCTGGAGCTGGCCCTGTATCCAAGCATAACCTGTATCCCTTGCGCTTCCTGGTGTTAATCCAAcaagggtatagctataattgaacggggcggggtgggggagatgccAGCACccccacctctagctgagctacAGCTTgcccttctctgcctccctgaagAAGAGGCGGGGGGGCAGGTGCCCACATTCTGTCCCAAGGCCTATTCCAACCTTACACCCCTGGTTAAGTGTATTAGGAACCAGCATCCTTAGGGGAAGTTCTGTTGCCTAGAAAATCTGCTCCTCAAAATTCCACTTCGTGAATTTTGACTTAATAGTGAATGTTCTCTAAATGCTTGACTATTTAC contains:
- the BICRA gene encoding BRD4-interacting chromatin-remodeling complex-associated protein isoform X2, translating into MDDEDGRCLLDVICDPQALNDFLHGSDKLHVQESSGNHLNAEQNQPTTSVDLDFLEDDILGSPSGGGANLQNSDQPCDILQQSLQEANITEQTLEAEAELDLGSFQLPALQPVVHTASDGTPQIFSSGADLIGLQQPAVLTHQALVQQSVGADVVNKAISVQPFLQQVGLGNVTIQPISNLQGLPNGSPSGALGIGQIQVVGQQVMAINQPAQQIIAKQVQPSQVATMPVGSYITQTAPEQQQVTLASAGVPPQNTGLVIQKNLPAVATTTLNGSSMFGSVSATQGSQPLTVTSNLSSSLVQAQNVIIHRTPTPIQPKPAGVLQQKLYQITPKPFGPNNTTLTIQNEAALQQQKAQQNLTFMAGKAGQNVVLSGFPPGLPANMFKQPPPQQALSKPMSVHLLNQGSSIVIPAQHVPQAMLQGQNQFLLPGQLTGTSAVQIPQQLSALQANMGGQILTTSHPSGQTHIITSQGPGGQLITNQALPAQILTNQNLASQLNLGQVLTSQNAHGTAHILSAPIQLQPGQVGQPTLFQMPVSLAGSLTTQSQPTVAASLASGAISQTGQTVIQGVTLPNQVAMLNAAENLNQTVTIQAPPSASRQSPGLIQPQPTSSTNLLPNSEQTNLLTVQSASQPSAPSQLQLNVQQQTPPPQQPAQLPVTSQPSPNLVASSPEKIILGQAAAGTIISQDSMQMFLQQKDRSQQQQQQQQFYPSALKMQQESSLNESTVPPHLPMPLPIYSIATTALSTTSSVPASVIVSSSVGAALQPPAGRELSQNHSQPPVESKVPQFSAGPPQQALACQLPSGQQKLPGASPSHSLPHPSMGESPQLQPTHLSQMQSPHQSRPPSQPQPLSRPPSRPHSRPPSQPQTLSRPPSEPLSRSCTPQTQMQNLYVIQNQIASSPHGPNQHPLRPPSQPQVPFQAPQAQPEGHPPLTTPPHLQLQVQLAPQLQPQAETQVQARLSEVQHTHSPHFQLQFPAQSPIKSPTPTQTLHLTPEQQRSFQMVPNQFQTLSAIPAPVPQQKQLMDRFQQMPQGIILQTKQPASTSQAPPVLSQFSSQPSSVLVSSQGQPVTVTTTQTPPVHGHVPVPATVQPSSTGPSKVVPVLEKGQVQRGPGGGPPAQPTALLQQQTPVLVKSASIAVAESKTFSTGSTTISGGKATAGQGKPAAPLPVQQPVQAKPGVISSVSGLSLGKSPLQLQVLGKGLPQLMPSGPAQIQQQYDSKLRSLKKPPMLQPSKEACFLEQLHKHQGAVLHPDYKTSFRSFEDALQRLLPYHVYQGTLPSPHDYRKDEEFEMVSTQLLKRTQAMLNKYRLLLLEESRRVSPSAEMVMIDRMFIQEEKTTLALDKQLAKEKPDEYVSSSSRSQSFASSLAQGSVPSSVSLTSENLKAPPVQMATQINPTKLVIKHSGGSPSVTWAKASPSLDGDEDALPSRSKPPIKTYEARSRIGLKLKIKQEAGLSKVVHNTALDPVHQTPPPPICTVIKTAEQHSSASATATTTTTTSMVGQMNGTVDHIAAAPVEKKPIVTYCRLPLRKTYRENVDAFVAEKAPDTCLKGSTPKADTVPSTLIIKQDGGSRSVITSHKTHESPFMAAAEKGRSEENTKHTFFNRSDARSLVMQESPAPPKTDDSTSGLMKELAEVEDEFYHRMIKTEPPDHGSASELTWEVPLPPAKRRKSESFDVDNASFSSDSPPDDSLNEHLQSAIDSILNLQQPQAGGQNTRTPSSSYHSSSSPFSSPAHRTDTYLAPNHNGGLGARTLNR
- the BICRA gene encoding BRD4-interacting chromatin-remodeling complex-associated protein isoform X1; translated protein: MDDEDGRCLLDVICDPQALNDFLHGSDKIDSDDLLDNTGDAASAFFEGAGLHVQESSGNHLNAEQNQPTTSVDLDFLEDDILGSPSGGGANLQNSDQPCDILQQSLQEANITEQTLEAEAELDLGSFQLPALQPVVHTASDGTPQIFSSGADLIGLQQPAVLTHQALVQQSVGADVVNKAISVQPFLQQVGLGNVTIQPISNLQGLPNGSPSGALGIGQIQVVGQQVMAINQPAQQIIAKQVQPSQVATMPVGSYITQTAPEQQQVTLASAGVPPQNTGLVIQKNLPAVATTTLNGSSMFGSVSATQGSQPLTVTSNLSSSLVQAQNVIIHRTPTPIQPKPAGVLQQKLYQITPKPFGPNNTTLTIQNEAALQQQKAQQNLTFMAGKAGQNVVLSGFPPGLPANMFKQPPPQQALSKPMSVHLLNQGSSIVIPAQHVPQAMLQGQNQFLLPGQLTGTSAVQIPQQLSALQANMGGQILTTSHPSGQTHIITSQGPGGQLITNQALPAQILTNQNLASQLNLGQVLTSQNAHGTAHILSAPIQLQPGQVGQPTLFQMPVSLAGSLTTQSQPTVAASLASGAISQTGQTVIQGVTLPNQVAMLNAAENLNQTVTIQAPPSASRQSPGLIQPQPTSSTNLLPNSEQTNLLTVQSASQPSAPSQLQLNVQQQTPPPQQPAQLPVTSQPSPNLVASSPEKIILGQAAAGTIISQDSMQMFLQQKDRSQQQQQQQQFYPSALKMQQESSLNESTVPPHLPMPLPIYSIATTALSTTSSVPASVIVSSSVGAALQPPAGRELSQNHSQPPVESKVPQFSAGPPQQALACQLPSGQQKLPGASPSHSLPHPSMGESPQLQPTHLSQMQSPHQSRPPSQPQPLSRPPSRPHSRPPSQPQTLSRPPSEPLSRSCTPQTQMQNLYVIQNQIASSPHGPNQHPLRPPSQPQVPFQAPQAQPEGHPPLTTPPHLQLQVQLAPQLQPQAETQVQARLSEVQHTHSPHFQLQFPAQSPIKSPTPTQTLHLTPEQQRSFQMVPNQFQTLSAIPAPVPQQKQLMDRFQQMPQGIILQTKQPASTSQAPPVLSQFSSQPSSVLVSSQGQPVTVTTTQTPPVHGHVPVPATVQPSSTGPSKVVPVLEKGQVQRGPGGGPPAQPTALLQQQTPVLVKSASIAVAESKTFSTGSTTISGGKATAGQGKPAAPLPVQQPVQAKPGVISSVSGLSLGKSPLQLQVLGKGLPQLMPSGPAQIQQQYDSKLRSLKKPPMLQPSKEACFLEQLHKHQGAVLHPDYKTSFRSFEDALQRLLPYHVYQGTLPSPHDYRKDEEFEMVSTQLLKRTQAMLNKYRLLLLEESRRVSPSAEMVMIDRMFIQEEKTTLALDKQLAKEKPDEYVSSSSRSQSFASSLAQGSVPSSVSLTSENLKAPPVQMATQINPTKLVIKHSGGSPSVTWAKASPSLDGDEDALPSRSKPPIKTYEARSRIGLKLKIKQEAGLSKVVHNTALDPVHQTPPPPICTVIKTAEQHSSASATATTTTTTSMVGQMNGTVDHIAAAPVEKKPIVTYCRLPLRKTYRENVDAFVAEKAPDTCLKGSTPKADTVPSTLIIKQDGGSRSVITSHKTHESPFMAAAEKGRSEENTKHTFFNRSDARSLVMQESPAPPKTDDSTSGLMKELAEVEDEFYHRMIKTEPPDHGSASELTWEVPLPPAKRRKSESFDVDNASFSSDSPPDDSLNEHLQSAIDSILNLQQPQAGGQNTRTPSSSYHSSSSPFSSPAHRTDTYLAPNHNGGLGARTLNR